The sequence CCCAAGATTAGATGACAATACGTGAGTTGGATAATGTCggctaaaatataaaggtaggcataaagcaaacaataaaggacaatgtttaagccatttgacattattgaaagaaaacgatagcaaagatatgcagacttaattaataatgaccggcgaactaggctactttttcagcaaaaacatagcctatcctaaaagaaacgttaagcctacatgacatatcacgcttataatttagtcctctgttttgtaggctaaatcagcatattaccctggatcatattggaaacgtacagtagcctactgtaccataacgtataggattatgctgtaggcctagaggtctttccttcataaggtaggcctacccaatttttttttctacaaagtaggcctaaacatactaaatgttgattattcacattactgcaagcaaaaggaatgaaagcgagccgaggacaatggacatggatgcatacgatctctttccagaaagctttgctggaaaaaaacataattagttaagctattcgaactgacgcatataggctagttaacatcagatggcataggctaggcctatactaatgtttttaatatataattttacataggctacagcttttaggccattgatttcattaaaacatatgctaatgatattgacgaggggtgtttacaaggcggatACCTAAAACCATCCTGCTGagcacaagttgacgttcatttgtgatttataatgggcacatctggaagggtggcgtacgcacgtttttttgtgcgtatgttcgttttctctgaatcacacgtacgatcatttcagaaatgatctaagatcaaatgaagtatggtttctacgcaacacttttataaatgaggccccaggaACATTATTTCACATGTTTTGGTCCTGCTCTAAATTAGGTACATTTTGGTCTGAGATTTTCTATGCGTACACACAGGTCTTTAACAGAAATGTAGACCCTGACCCTTTGATTGGGATTTTTGGGATTGCACCTCTGGGGTCTGAATTTACAACTTCACAGTCAGTTGTCATTGCATTTACAAGTATGTTAGCGAGATGAATCATTTTACTGAACTGGAAGTCTGTTATCCCTCCATCATATGGCCGTTGGGTGGTAGATGTTATGGCCCATCTTAAGTTACAGAGAATAAGGATAGCCTTAGGAGGCTCAGAAAGGAAATTCTGGAAAGTATGGCAACCATTTATAGATCATATAGAAAACAATTTCAGATCTTGTGTATGATCATTGGTTGGATcactgcaacccccccccccccccccccccccgctcaaTAAAAATAATATGTATACTGTTTCCTCCTACTGTACATGTGCAAATCTCGGACTTTAAAATAACCACTAAAAAAAGGGTGAATCTGAACAAAGACAGACTATGATGTAAACACAGACTGTGTAAACCATCGATCACCGCCCCCTTCACACATTACGTTACCACTTCGGGTTGAGATTCCAGTTGCTGGAgccctctgaagttcgcctacaaagaTCTCGAGTAGCGAAAATCAAAGTTCGCTGTGTTAATGTACCGAAAATCACAAaacccactcgaaggcagatGACAAATGTATAGAGGGCCAAACGTCAGACTTCTTCGTCCCTGTGAGAGGTGCGattattcaaaatccccatgttattttccaatAGGAAAAATCGCAAGATATCGGATCTTCTTacatgggcaaagatggcagctttttgtAGGCTAACTTCCGAGGTCTATTGTAAATGGTCTGTGACTGCAGGGCAGCCAAAGCTCACTTAATTATTCATGCGGGTGCCAGATAAGCAAGAGTTGGTGCTAGATATCTGCTCAAATAGGCCATTTTATTCCCCAGCCTAATTATATAGGGTTGTAAATGGGCTTGTAAAATGGCATCTGAGCATATTTTTGACGGACCAAAGTTCCATACCTATATGCTATGTTACCATCAGAAAAAAAGGTGAAATACTCAGTTCATCCATTATATGTGATCTTTAAATGATGCTGGACAGAAATATACAGGAAAATGGAGAAGTACAGTATACTTCTTGTACAGTACAAGTATATTTATTGATATAGCACACATCATATACAGgggtaattcaatgtgctttacataaacattaGCATTAGCAAATAAAAGCAGAAAAGGACAATAGTTAAAAAAGTAAACTACATAAGATAATTAATTAATACCCCCTCCCCCATAAAAAGACACAAGGTAGGATAATTAAAAGACAGATTTAACATGTGCAACTCCTTGATAATAGGACATGCAAAAAGGAAGTCCTTTTCCTTTTTGCTGAACTGCATAGCAAGCTTCTTCACCATTTTTAGttctaacagggtttttttACTAACAACCTTTTTTATCTTTATATAATGCATCTGCAAGGCATTTATTTGCCGGCAGAGGAAGTTCTAGCCTTCCTAACAACAGATCATTCGAGCATCATTGAGGGCAGTGTCATCACCCCTTCCTTGCGGCCCTTCCACCTTGACTTGCATACCACATACCCCGTTTGGGCATCTTGAGCTCCATCTGCCCCAGCTCCCCCAGCCTGTGCCGTCACCATGGAGAATATCTCCACTGCTGCAGTGGACGTTTATGTTGTTGGCAGCTGTGTCATCTCCTTTGCCCTGAGAGGCCTCCACACGCAGTTGGAAGGAATCCAGATATCCAGATTCACAAGCTTGCTTTGAAGTCCAATCCCCCCAGCTagtcatacagacagacagacacacacacaaaattttGCCTTTTTTAAGGATTTTATTTGAACAATAATTGAATTGATTATATTGATAAAGAGCcattatgtaaaaaaatatgattATATAATATAGGATGGTAGGAAGATATGATAAGTATATTATAGGATGGCCTTACTGTCCTGGTGATTCCACCATTATATCTTCGATCTGATAAGTTATGTGTTTGCAGAACAGACGGATTCCATTGAGCGCTGTGTCATCATGCTTTCCCACAGACCTCTCCACCTAAGGGACAGTAGTTTGTCAGTTTTCCAGTTGGTTTAGTTCCAGTCGCCGCCATTTTGCAAGGAGAAAGTCCGTACAAGTCGATTACCGAAATCTCCCTTTGTGACCATTTTGTGCCATATTCGGTAATCAAGTTTGGGATTTCTGACATGTGATGAATGCAACATAAACAATGCCAGTACAAACGGTAATTATGTACTTTTTCTTTACACTTACAAAGATAAAAATACTGGTGAAATCAAACATCCTTGATTTCTGGTCcgtttcaaccctctctggtgaaagttccccaacttaagattctgataccattCTAGCAACATCCTGGATACCATCCTCGCAAAATCCtggatgttgctaggatggtatcagaatcataaGTTGGTGAAATTTCATGGATGGGTTTTCCCAGATCCAATCACATATGGATTACTGGCGTGTCTAACAGAAGTTAAAGTGGATTGAGCCTCACCCTCAGGCTGAATCCATAAGCATAAAAGTCCTTAGGACACATCTTAACTTCTTGCCAGCCACCCCAACCTCCTCCGTTTTCAACTTCAATGATTGTAGATCCCTCAGAGTGAGACACCAGGGACAAGATGAGCAGACCTGTGTGTACAGGAAGGTTTGCAGTTGTTATTGTCATGACTGGAAGAAAGAAACTGTGCAGGCTGATCAATAGATACACTAAATCTACATGGAATACAGGCAAAAACAACACTGTAAGTTGGAATAGATCCCCAGTTGAAATGCAAAGTGATTTTGTAATTGCAACAAATTGATTTTTGTTAGAATGAGGCTTTTACTAATCAAATAGACTTACAAAAATACTTTTTAAATAGTGTTGACAATGTTCCTCAAGTTTCTGTATTGTTAATGTAGTTTAAACATTATTTCATTGTTCAAGAAGTGCATTTTTTTATAGGCTTTATTGCAATTAACCACAATGGAATGAAAGTGGGACTACATTTACATCACTTTCTTGATAGAACGCTGAGTGGCAAAGAGACATTCTAAGTTCATGTTAAACTTGACAGCGGCTGATACTGGAACCTGCTGTGATCCATTCAAACCATCTAACATTTCTCAAATGTTTGTATACACACAGGCTACATTAACTTTATTGTCCCACATGTCACAACAAATGCATAAATGATGGATTAGTGGATATTTGACACATGGTCTTGTCCTAAGCAAAGTGTTTAACTATTCTATATCCTATTCAGAATGTGTGTTATGTAATTATATTGTTGATTAATGTTAATAATTAACAGTTAATAAAGCTTACAATTCATGTAATGACATGCTATTTACACATAGTATTGAATGTATAGTAACATGTACCTTAATAAGCATAGAGACACATTAAATGAGAAATCCATAAATAGTACAATTATGTAAAATAAAATCACCTGCGTTTAACACAGCATGTGCTCTCAGTCTGTTGGGCCTCACAGTATTCAGGAGATATAACGGACTAATTGCCTGAATTACACTTATATCTGGAAGCCACCATTTTCAGGTATAAACTATTTCAAGTTATAACTGTCTGGCCTCTGATGACTGAGTTGTCGGAATGCAGCATTAATTGACTCGTTGCCTGAGATACACTTCTACCCAAAAACCACCATAAATGAAATCCCCATATGTTTTACAGCACCTACCTAGACTTATTGGATAGACTGCAGTTAACAGAGCATGTGTGGTCTCAATCTGTTTGTACTGGGCCTCACACATTCAGCAGATATAACTGACTAATTGCCTCAATTACACTTATGCCTGAAAGGCACCATAAATTACAACTCCATGATATGTTTTACAGCACCTGTATGGAAAGTAGACTGTCACTGAGACAGAAGGAAAGACTTTTGAGGAAAAAAGCTGGAAAATGGCACGTTTCAGAGGACACAATTATCAGTTAAAACTAAAAAAGCAGTGTCTCAGGATAAAACAGTTTTTTGGAGAAACGAGGAACATGAGCATGTTCTGCTGgtgtataaaatatatatgaatacataaagaaaaagag is a genomic window of Alosa sapidissima isolate fAloSap1 chromosome 15, fAloSap1.pri, whole genome shotgun sequence containing:
- the LOC121683669 gene encoding vitelline membrane outer layer protein 1-like, translated to MTRSCSAFTSQNRLIRTVHQLTITASLVRKSRLVMAKPAYRKAELWQMGLLILSLVSHSEGSTIIEVENGGGWGGWQEVKMCPKDFYAYGFSLRVERSVGKHDDTALNGIRLFCKHITYQIEDIMVESPGHWGDWTSKQACESGYLDSFQLRVEASQGKGDDTAANNINVHCSSGDILHGDGTGWGSWGRWSSRCPNGVCGMQVKVEGPQGRGDDTALNDARMICC